A single region of the Thioalkalivibrio nitratireducens DSM 14787 genome encodes:
- the recB gene encoding exodeoxyribonuclease V subunit beta, translated as MTVGYRTADAGAATPPLRDPGDLPLFGSRLIEASAGTGKTYTIAGLYLRLVLGHGGERAFDRPLSPPEILVVTFTDAATQELRARIQDRLLEAARHFRGAAPAEPDPSLRRLLDDHPDPGQRAAGARRLEAAAEWMDEAAVSTIHGWCYRMLREHAFDSGSLFDQQLEADLSDLRSEAVRDYWRTMIYPQPPARLGLLCSIMGQDPQALEARIGALLEREPPGAAALPELEALLDRRLDQVAQRKAPWRDDFDAVAESFRAALPALNGNKYRNAEDLLEKMREWSLHPGAEPPHGNLAERFSLQGMRERLKQGRDLPADLHPAFAGLDGYAGERDDTPGQVLAHAAAWVRHRFERERQRRAQLGFEDLLQGLDTALIGPGGPQLAETIRSQFPVAMIDEFQDTDPVQYRIFERIYRVAENRPEQGVFLIGDPKQSIYAFRGADIHSYLRARAATSGRHYTLATNFRATGSFVQACNRLFAHAEGHPQGAFLFRTPEGENPVPFEGVAAHGLGESLRISGQPVPALTLAFVDDGAAVGKGTYLGTMAERCASEMVALLQAGQDGQGGFLGNGGLRPLQPSDLAVLVRNRNEAEAIRGALERRGVRSVYLSDRESVFDTPEAADLLRWLRACAEPESERLLRAALATATLDLDPEQMDRLNHDEAHWEERVLEFREYRRIWREQGVLPMLRRLLHAFELPATLLQRPDRGERALTNLLHLSELLQAAAGELDGEQALIRHLAEHLDGRGAGSDEQILRLESDEGLVQVVTIHKSKGLQYPLVFLPFICTFRQVDGKALPLVYRDDAGQSCLTWHPESAQVELADRERLAEDLRLLYVAVTRARHSCWLGIAPLRVGSGSASQLHLSGFGYLLSGGAEIPPGGVRAQLQRLAGDSADIAVRPVPEPRDERFRIVAAATGVGRAREPLRAAREHWWIASYSALRAADALSGSMTAPPDAADTALEDRFPEIADEPAAGGHDAGDTETGLHRFPRGPEPGTFLHGLLEWAAREGFAAVVRDPALLRDTVARRCRRRGWGHWVEPVSRWLHRLLTEPLVLPDCDTPARLCELSVFQPEMEFWFETHWVDAQRIDRLVRAQTLGGAARPELAPVLLNGMLKGFIDLVFEHEGRYFTLDYKSNWLGPGPAHYAPQRVAAQVLAHRYDLQYLLYTLALHRQLHARLLDYDPDRHLGGALTWFLRGVDAPRAGLHADRPPGALVDALDQTIRSAPDAAAGDAA; from the coding sequence ATGACCGTCGGATACCGGACGGCAGATGCCGGGGCCGCCACGCCCCCGCTGCGGGATCCGGGCGACCTGCCGCTGTTCGGCAGCCGGCTGATCGAGGCGAGCGCCGGCACCGGCAAGACCTACACCATCGCCGGGCTGTACCTGCGGCTGGTGCTGGGGCACGGCGGCGAGCGGGCCTTCGACCGGCCGCTGTCGCCGCCCGAGATCCTGGTGGTCACCTTCACCGATGCCGCGACGCAGGAGCTGCGCGCCCGGATCCAGGATCGGCTGCTCGAGGCGGCGCGCCATTTTCGCGGCGCCGCCCCGGCCGAACCGGATCCTTCGCTGCGGCGCCTGCTCGACGATCATCCGGACCCCGGGCAGCGCGCCGCGGGTGCCCGGCGGCTGGAGGCGGCCGCCGAGTGGATGGACGAGGCGGCGGTCTCGACCATCCACGGCTGGTGCTACCGGATGCTGCGCGAGCATGCGTTCGACAGCGGCAGTCTGTTCGATCAGCAGCTGGAGGCGGATCTCTCCGACCTGCGGTCAGAGGCGGTGCGGGACTACTGGCGCACGATGATCTACCCGCAGCCTCCCGCGCGGCTGGGCCTGTTGTGTTCGATCATGGGTCAGGATCCGCAGGCGTTGGAGGCGCGAATCGGTGCACTGCTGGAGAGGGAGCCGCCTGGTGCCGCGGCCCTGCCTGAACTCGAGGCCCTGCTGGACCGGCGGCTGGACCAGGTCGCACAGCGCAAGGCCCCGTGGCGTGACGACTTCGATGCGGTGGCGGAGAGCTTCCGAGCTGCACTGCCGGCGCTGAACGGGAACAAATATCGCAACGCCGAGGACCTGCTCGAGAAGATGCGCGAATGGTCGCTTCATCCCGGGGCAGAACCTCCGCACGGGAATCTTGCCGAACGCTTCAGCCTGCAGGGCATGCGCGAGCGCCTGAAGCAGGGACGGGACCTGCCGGCGGATCTGCACCCCGCTTTCGCCGGGCTGGACGGCTACGCCGGCGAACGCGACGACACGCCGGGGCAGGTACTTGCCCATGCCGCAGCCTGGGTGCGCCACCGCTTTGAGCGCGAGCGGCAGCGGCGCGCGCAGCTGGGTTTCGAAGACCTGCTGCAGGGCCTGGACACCGCGCTGATCGGGCCAGGAGGGCCGCAGCTCGCCGAGACCATCCGCAGCCAGTTCCCGGTCGCGATGATCGACGAGTTTCAGGACACCGATCCGGTGCAGTACCGGATCTTCGAGCGCATCTACCGGGTCGCGGAGAACCGCCCGGAACAGGGCGTGTTCCTGATCGGCGACCCGAAGCAGTCGATCTATGCGTTCCGCGGCGCCGACATCCACAGCTACCTGCGCGCCCGTGCCGCGACCTCCGGGCGCCACTACACGCTGGCGACGAACTTCCGGGCTACCGGATCGTTCGTGCAAGCGTGCAACCGGCTGTTTGCCCATGCCGAGGGGCACCCGCAGGGCGCGTTCCTGTTCCGCACGCCGGAGGGCGAGAATCCCGTTCCGTTCGAGGGCGTGGCCGCGCACGGTCTCGGCGAGTCGCTGCGGATCTCGGGGCAGCCGGTACCGGCGCTGACGCTCGCGTTCGTCGACGACGGCGCGGCGGTCGGGAAGGGGACCTACCTAGGCACGATGGCCGAACGCTGTGCCAGCGAGATGGTGGCGCTGCTGCAGGCCGGTCAGGATGGCCAAGGCGGCTTCCTCGGGAACGGCGGGCTGCGTCCGCTGCAGCCTTCGGATCTGGCGGTGCTGGTGCGTAACCGCAACGAGGCGGAAGCGATCCGTGGCGCGCTGGAGCGGCGCGGCGTGCGCAGCGTCTACCTGTCCGACCGAGAATCGGTGTTCGACACCCCCGAGGCAGCCGACCTGCTGCGCTGGCTGCGCGCCTGCGCCGAGCCCGAGTCGGAACGGCTGTTGCGCGCTGCGCTGGCGACCGCGACGCTGGACCTGGACCCCGAGCAGATGGACCGCCTGAACCACGACGAGGCCCACTGGGAGGAGCGGGTGCTCGAGTTCCGGGAATACCGGAGGATCTGGCGCGAGCAGGGGGTATTGCCGATGCTGCGCCGCCTGCTGCACGCATTCGAACTGCCTGCCACGCTGCTGCAGCGGCCCGACCGCGGCGAGCGCGCGCTGACGAACCTGCTGCACCTGAGCGAACTGCTGCAGGCGGCGGCCGGGGAACTCGATGGCGAGCAGGCGCTGATCCGCCATCTCGCGGAACACCTCGACGGCCGGGGCGCGGGGAGCGACGAGCAGATCCTGCGGCTGGAAAGCGACGAGGGCTTGGTCCAGGTGGTGACCATTCACAAGTCGAAGGGATTGCAGTATCCACTGGTGTTCCTGCCGTTCATCTGTACCTTTCGCCAGGTCGATGGGAAAGCGCTTCCGCTTGTTTACCGCGACGACGCCGGTCAGTCCTGCCTGACCTGGCACCCCGAGTCCGCGCAGGTGGAACTGGCCGATCGCGAGCGCCTGGCCGAGGACCTGCGGCTGCTGTATGTCGCGGTGACCCGCGCCCGGCACTCCTGCTGGTTGGGGATCGCGCCGCTTCGGGTTGGCAGCGGATCGGCGAGCCAGCTGCATCTGAGTGGCTTCGGCTACCTGCTGTCCGGTGGCGCCGAGATCCCGCCCGGCGGCGTGCGGGCGCAGTTGCAGCGATTGGCCGGTGACTCGGCCGATATCGCGGTACGCCCGGTGCCTGAGCCGCGGGACGAGCGCTTTCGCATCGTGGCCGCGGCGACCGGTGTCGGTCGTGCCCGCGAGCCGCTGCGCGCGGCGCGCGAGCACTGGTGGATCGCCAGCTACAGCGCGTTGCGCGCCGCCGATGCGCTGTCCGGGTCGATGACCGCGCCGCCGGACGCCGCCGACACTGCGCTGGAGGACCGGTTCCCCGAGATCGCGGACGAACCGGCGGCAGGCGGCCACGACGCGGGCGATACCGAGACGGGTCTGCACCGCTTTCCCCGTGGCCCCGAGCCCGGAACCTTTCTGCACGGCCTGCTAGAATGGGCCGCGCGCGAGGGCTTTGCCGCCGTGGTCCGGGATCCCGCGCTGCTGCGCGACACCGTTGCCCGGCGTTGCCGCCGGCGTGGCTGGGGGCACTGGGTCGAGCCGGTCAGCCGGTGGCTGCACCGGCTGCTGACCGAGCCGCTGGTGCTGCCCGATTGCGACACGCCTGCACGGCTGTGCGAGCTGTCTGTGTTCCAGCCGGAGATGGAGTTCTGGTTCGAGACGCACTGGGTCGATGCCCAGCGCATCGACCGGCTGGTGCGGGCGCAGACGCTCGGCGGTGCCGCGCGGCCCGAACTGGCGCCAGTCCTGCTGAACGGGATGCTGAAGGGGTTCATCGACCTGGTGTTCGAGCACGAGGGGCGCTATTTCACGCTGGACTACAAGTCCAACTGGCTCGGCCCGGGGCCGGCGCACTACGCACCGCAGCGGGTTGCGGCGCAGGTACTGGCGCACCGCTACGACCTGCAGTACCTGCTCTATACCCTGGCGCTGCACCGGCAGCTGCATGCACGGTTGCTGGACTACGACCCCGACCGGCACCTGGGCGGTGCGCTGACGTGGTTCCTCCGCGGTGTCGATGCCCCGCGGGCGGGCCTGCATGCGGATCGACCGCCCGGGGCGCTGGTCGATGCGCTGGATCAGACGATCCGCTCGGCACCGGACGCCGCCGCGGGAGATGCCGCATGA
- the recD gene encoding exodeoxyribonuclease V subunit alpha, with product MSRPVAAAALASADALLDLLDRWVEHGWLRALDRALARFLREQVPEAAPLLLLGAALASHQLGRGHACLDLEAALDAPDRTLSLPPDGEPGEDPPVRPAALLAPVTLQDWTASLDHPALVAPAAGATPLVLDRGRLYLRRLWECEQRIAESVAERVAWFSELRSGLDPAAMRTWLDHLFGARTEREIDWQRAACALAAAGAFGVITGGPGTGKTTTVVRLLALLQALQLERASALPLRIRMAAPTGKAAARLNASVAGAVHALSLPDDECGARIRAAIPAEVSTVHRLLGSRPGSRRYRHHAGNPLPLDVLVVDEASMIDMELMTSVVQALPTAARLILLGDKDQLASVEAGAVLGEICARAGAGHYSPATSRWLEAVSGERIPDRLRNPAGGPLDQHVVMLRRSYRFGESSAIGRLARSVNAGDAEAARAIVSGSGALPDLAAVSLNGPEDAVFERYVLHGRDDAARDRRRDDLPTGQAHYLRLMRSLDPGDDAVPDATNRWAGQVLDAHSGFQLLSAVRRGPWGVETLNRRIEAALRSEGLIPSSGIWYAGRPVIVTANDYGLGLMNGDIGVTLARPMAEADGRRVRALRVAFPAGDGSGRVRWFVPSRLVNVETVYAMTVHKAQGSEFDHAALLLPERENPVLTRELLYTAITRARCWFTLIEPRAGVLEQAVRRRVLRGTGLGDALRGRMSGQHISGGGR from the coding sequence ATGAGCCGACCCGTGGCCGCTGCGGCCCTAGCGTCGGCCGACGCGCTGCTGGACCTGCTGGATCGGTGGGTCGAGCATGGCTGGCTGCGGGCCCTAGATCGTGCGCTCGCACGCTTCCTGCGCGAGCAGGTACCGGAGGCCGCGCCGCTGCTGCTGCTCGGCGCGGCACTAGCGAGCCATCAACTGGGCCGGGGGCACGCCTGCCTGGACCTGGAAGCGGCACTGGACGCCCCGGACCGGACGCTGTCGCTGCCGCCGGATGGCGAACCGGGAGAGGATCCCCCGGTTCGGCCGGCGGCGCTGCTCGCGCCGGTCACGCTGCAGGACTGGACCGCATCCCTGGATCACCCGGCACTGGTGGCCCCTGCCGCCGGGGCGACGCCGCTGGTGCTGGACCGCGGCCGGCTCTACCTGCGCCGGCTCTGGGAATGCGAGCAGCGTATCGCGGAGTCGGTCGCTGAACGCGTCGCCTGGTTCAGCGAGCTGCGTTCCGGTCTGGATCCGGCCGCGATGCGGACCTGGCTCGATCACCTGTTCGGGGCCCGGACGGAGCGCGAGATCGACTGGCAGCGCGCGGCCTGCGCGCTGGCGGCGGCCGGAGCCTTCGGCGTAATCACCGGCGGACCGGGCACCGGCAAGACCACCACGGTGGTGCGCCTGCTCGCGCTGTTGCAGGCACTGCAGCTCGAGCGCGCGTCTGCGTTGCCGCTGCGCATCCGCATGGCCGCGCCTACGGGCAAGGCCGCTGCCCGCCTGAACGCCTCGGTGGCCGGCGCCGTGCATGCGCTCAGCCTGCCGGACGACGAATGCGGGGCGCGGATCCGCGCCGCGATCCCGGCCGAGGTCAGCACGGTGCACCGGCTGCTGGGGAGCCGGCCCGGCAGCCGCCGGTACCGGCACCATGCGGGCAACCCGCTGCCGCTGGATGTGCTGGTGGTCGACGAGGCGTCGATGATCGACATGGAGCTGATGACCTCCGTGGTCCAGGCGCTGCCGACCGCGGCGCGGTTGATCCTGCTGGGGGACAAAGATCAGCTCGCATCGGTGGAGGCCGGCGCGGTGCTCGGCGAGATCTGTGCACGCGCCGGTGCCGGGCATTACTCGCCCGCGACGAGCCGCTGGCTGGAGGCGGTCAGCGGCGAGCGGATCCCCGATAGGCTTCGGAACCCGGCCGGCGGACCGCTGGACCAGCACGTCGTGATGCTCCGGCGCAGTTACCGTTTCGGCGAGAGCAGCGCGATCGGCCGTCTGGCCCGCTCGGTGAACGCGGGTGACGCGGAGGCGGCCCGGGCCATCGTGTCGGGCAGCGGGGCGTTGCCCGATCTCGCCGCGGTCTCGCTGAACGGTCCCGAGGACGCGGTATTCGAGCGCTATGTGCTTCACGGCCGCGACGATGCCGCGCGGGACCGACGAAGAGACGACCTGCCCACCGGTCAAGCGCACTACCTGAGGCTGATGCGCAGCCTGGATCCGGGCGACGACGCGGTGCCGGACGCGACCAATCGCTGGGCCGGGCAGGTCCTGGATGCGCATTCGGGGTTTCAGCTGCTGAGCGCGGTGCGCCGTGGCCCCTGGGGGGTCGAGACGCTGAACCGCCGCATCGAGGCCGCACTGCGCTCGGAGGGCCTGATTCCCTCGAGCGGGATCTGGTACGCGGGACGACCGGTGATCGTGACCGCGAACGACTACGGGCTCGGCCTGATGAACGGAGATATCGGGGTCACGCTTGCCCGCCCCATGGCAGAGGCGGATGGACGCCGGGTGCGTGCGCTGCGCGTCGCGTTTCCGGCTGGCGACGGCAGCGGCCGGGTGCGCTGGTTCGTGCCGAGCCGGCTGGTGAACGTCGAGACGGTCTACGCGATGACAGTGCACAAGGCGCAGGGATCGGAGTTCGACCACGCGGCCCTGCTGCTGCCCGAGCGTGAGAACCCGGTCCTGACGCGGGAACTGCTGTACACGGCGATCACGCGCGCGCGGTGCTGGTTCACCCTGATCGAACCGCGGGCGGGGGTCCTGGAGCAGGCCGTCCGCCGCCGCGTGCTACGCGGTACCGGCCTCGGCGACGCGCTGCGCGGGCGCATGTCGGGGCAGCACATCTCGGGTGGCGGACGATGA
- a CDS encoding DUF3293 domain-containing protein: MTVGPAPPRPDPALLAAYRAAEYVVPIGSRVCRLRIGQPVPESMQQWLAARGGAGWISACNPGSRPLTLLENLRRHQDLFRCLQAEGFDALVGYATDPAGQWPDETSLLVPDIALERLNRLALDFGQVAFLWLERAQPPRMWLADPGDPLPDPLAPPPSR; the protein is encoded by the coding sequence ATGACCGTCGGGCCCGCGCCGCCGCGGCCGGATCCCGCGCTGCTTGCCGCCTATCGCGCGGCGGAATACGTAGTGCCGATCGGTTCCCGGGTCTGCCGACTGCGGATCGGGCAGCCGGTGCCGGAATCGATGCAGCAATGGCTCGCCGCCCGGGGGGGCGCGGGATGGATCAGCGCGTGCAACCCGGGCAGCCGCCCGCTGACTCTGCTGGAGAATCTGCGGCGCCACCAGGATCTGTTTCGATGTCTACAGGCCGAAGGCTTCGATGCACTGGTCGGCTATGCCACCGACCCTGCAGGCCAGTGGCCCGACGAAACCAGCCTGCTGGTTCCGGATATCGCGCTGGAGCGGTTGAATCGGCTCGCGCTGGACTTCGGCCAGGTCGCGTTCCTCTGGCTGGAACGCGCGCAGCCGCCCCGGATGTGGCTCGCAGATCCGGGCGACCCGCTGCCGGATCCGCTTGCTCCTCCTCCCTCTCGCTAG
- a CDS encoding methyltransferase domain-containing protein, which produces MATDCEVTLDRERLKKEIRATYGRVAEEPDGDFHFHRGPDYAATLLGYDRAELDELPDFVTAPFAGVGNPFRAAALPSGARVIDLGSGSGMDCLLAARQVGPRGEVIGFDFTDAMLRTARTGAATVGIDHARFERADIAELPLEDASVDVAISNGVINLSPEKDRVFAELYRVLRPGGRVQFSDIVIEAELSAAARNDIELWVG; this is translated from the coding sequence ATGGCAACCGATTGCGAAGTGACACTGGACCGCGAACGGCTGAAGAAGGAGATCCGCGCCACCTATGGCCGGGTGGCGGAGGAACCCGACGGCGACTTCCACTTTCACCGCGGCCCGGACTATGCCGCGACACTGCTGGGTTACGACCGGGCCGAGCTCGACGAGCTGCCCGACTTCGTCACCGCGCCGTTTGCCGGCGTCGGCAATCCTTTCCGCGCGGCTGCACTCCCCAGCGGCGCCCGGGTGATCGACCTGGGTTCGGGCAGCGGCATGGACTGCCTGCTGGCCGCACGTCAGGTCGGGCCGCGCGGCGAGGTGATCGGCTTCGACTTCACCGACGCGATGCTCCGCACGGCCCGGACCGGGGCGGCGACGGTCGGCATCGACCATGCCCGCTTCGAACGCGCCGACATCGCGGAACTCCCGCTCGAGGACGCGTCGGTGGATGTGGCCATTTCGAATGGCGTGATCAACCTGAGCCCGGAGAAAGATCGGGTATTCGCGGAGCTCTACCGCGTGCTGCGCCCAGGCGGGCGCGTGCAGTTCTCCGACATCGTGATCGAGGCTGAACTGTCGGCGGCGGCGCGCAACGACATCGAACTCTGGGTTGGGTGA
- a CDS encoding (Fe-S)-binding protein: MSDARPESSDASSDGTPRIGLFVTCLADIYRPNVGLAAVALLERSGCTVEVPDSQTCCGQPSYNNGDLAGAARTARRTIEAFEDYDYVVVPSGSCAGMLRDYPRLFEAEPGWRLRARAMAEKTHELISFLTDVRGVTSVDAAFNRPVTYHDSCHGLRALGIKEQPRRLLESVRGLELREMADSEICCGFGGTFCVKYPEISGRMVADKAASIGATEAKVVLGGDLGCLLNIAGRLGREGGGVSVYHVAEVLAGIADVPGLGDPPKPGKGSR; encoded by the coding sequence ATGAGCGATGCGCGGCCGGAGTCGTCCGACGCCAGCAGCGACGGCACGCCCAGGATCGGGCTGTTCGTCACCTGCCTCGCGGACATCTACCGGCCGAATGTCGGTCTTGCGGCGGTCGCGCTGCTCGAGCGGTCCGGCTGCACCGTGGAAGTGCCCGACTCGCAGACCTGCTGCGGTCAGCCCTCGTACAACAACGGTGATCTCGCCGGAGCCGCCCGCACCGCGCGCCGCACCATCGAGGCCTTCGAGGACTACGACTACGTCGTCGTGCCGTCCGGCTCCTGTGCGGGCATGCTGCGCGACTACCCCCGCCTGTTCGAGGCCGAGCCGGGCTGGCGGCTGCGGGCGCGGGCGATGGCGGAAAAGACTCACGAACTGATCTCGTTCCTGACCGACGTCCGCGGCGTCACGTCGGTCGACGCCGCCTTCAACCGCCCCGTGACCTACCACGACAGCTGCCATGGCCTGCGTGCGCTCGGAATCAAGGAACAGCCGCGCCGGCTGCTGGAAAGCGTGCGCGGCCTCGAGTTGCGCGAAATGGCGGACTCCGAGATCTGCTGCGGCTTCGGCGGCACGTTCTGCGTGAAGTACCCCGAGATCTCGGGCCGGATGGTCGCCGACAAGGCGGCCAGCATCGGCGCGACCGAGGCAAAGGTCGTGCTCGGCGGCGATCTCGGCTGCCTGCTGAACATCGCCGGCCGCCTCGGCCGCGAGGGCGGCGGGGTGAGCGTTTATCACGTCGCCGAGGTGCTCGCCGGCATCGCCGACGTCCCGGGACTCGGCGATCCGCCGAAACCCGGCAAGGGATCGCGCTGA